From the genome of Bos indicus x Bos taurus breed Angus x Brahman F1 hybrid chromosome 14, Bos_hybrid_MaternalHap_v2.0, whole genome shotgun sequence, one region includes:
- the FAM110B gene encoding protein FAM110B isoform X2 — MPTESLQTGSMVKPVSPAGTFTSAVPLRILNKGPDYFRRQAEPNPKRLSAVERLEADKAKYVKSQEVINAKQEPVKPAVLAKPPVCPAAKRALGSPTLKGFGGGGGGAKSEGGAPRETLKLEILKNILNSSEGSSTGSGHKHSARNWPAPRADAAELHRHSFAESLRARPAPGRGSPQEGGSHVGRRPPEPTSSAAAAADAFLHVSHSSSDIRQGPGARPLKAILPCSSSAPPLPPKPKVAAPAAVKSPEAEAAEPAGGVGRRPSLQRSKSDLSDRYFRVDADVERFFNYCGLDPEELENLGMENFARANSDIISLNFRSASMISSDCEQSQDSNSDLRNDDSANDRVPYGISAIERNARIIKWLYSIKQARESQKVSHV, encoded by the coding sequence ATGCCCACGGAGAGCCTACAGACAGGTAGCATGGTGAAGCCGGTCAGCCCCGCCGGCACCTTCACGTCGGCCGTGCCCCTGCGCATCCTCAACAAGGGGCCCGACTACTTTCGCCGCCAGGCGGAGCCCAACCCCAAGAGACTCAGCGCCGTGGAGCGGCTGGAGGCCGACAAGGCCAAGTACGTCAAGAGCCAGGAGGTCATCAACGCCAAGCAGGAGCCCGTGAAGCCGGCGGTGCTGGCCAAGCCCCCCGTCTGCCCCGCCGCCAAGCGCGCGCTCGGCAGCCCCACGCTCAAGGGcttcggcggcggcggcggcggagccAAGAGCGAGGGGGGCGCGCCTCGCGAGACCCTGAAGCTGGAGATCCTCAAGAACATCCTCAACAGCTCCGAAGGCTCGAGCACGGGCTCGGGCCACAAGCACAGTGCGCGGAACTGGCCGGCGCCCCGGGCTGACGCGGCCGAGCTGCACCGGCACTCGTTCGCCGAGTCGCTGCGCGCGCGCCCCGCGCCGGGCCGGGGCAGCCCCCAGGAGGGCGGCTCGCACGTGGGCCGCCGGCCGCCCGAGCCCACCTcttccgccgccgccgccgccgacgCCTTTCTGCACGTGTCGCACAGCTCCTCGGACATCCGCCAGGGGCCCGGGGCCAGGCCCCTGAAGGCCATCCTCCCCTGCAGCAGTTCCGCCCCGCCGCTGCCCCCCAAGCCCAAGGTGGCCGCCCCGGCCGCAGTGAAGTCCCCCGAGGCCGAGGCGGCCGAGCCGGCTGGCGGGGTGGGCCGGAGACCCTCGCTGCAGCGCTCCAAGTCAGACTTGAGCGATAGGTATTTCCGCGTGGACGCCGACGTGGAGCGCTTCTTCAACTACTGCGGACTGGATCCAGAGGAGCTGGAGAACCTGGGCATGGAGAACTTCGCGCGGGCCAACTCGGACATCATCTCGCTCAACTTCCGCAGCGCCAGCATGATCAGCTCGGACTGCGAACAGTCTCAGGACAGTAACAGTGACCTTAGGAACGATGACAGTGCCAATGACCGGGTGCCCTACGGCATCTCCGCCATCGAGAGGAACGCGCGCATCATCAAGTGGTTGTACAGCATCAAACAGGCCAGGGAGTCGCAGAAGGTGTCCCACGTGTAA